The genomic segment ATTTCTATGGAGACCTCAGAGCTGGGTTTGCCCCTGCTGACACCTCATCTTGCACCTTCTCTACCTCCCAAGGTCTTTGCCTCTATCTATAGCTTGGCATTGCCCTTGGGTCCAGGAAGCCTGTGAGCAACTTAAGGGGGGAGCCTGGAGAATCATCTGATAGGTTTGAGCAGCAATGGCTGGACATACTTCAAGTCTCATGTTAACATGGGTCAAGCAGTCACTGGAAGGCAAGTGCTGAGACTAAAggcttatttgcattttatttaaatttgatggACTGAGCTTTGGACAGTTTCCATGGCAGAAAAATATCTTCCATTTTCTAGGCACAACTGCTAGCTGTCAGAGACGTGCTGCCTTTGAATCTAGCAGCATCCTCACCAACCACATCCTACATGTATTTCCAGATTTGAACATCCACCCCGAAACAGGTGTTTGGGAGACCCCAACATTATCTGACTTAGGCTTGAGAGTGCTAGACTCTTTATCTAGACCAACCAAGCTCTGGAGAGCAATGCTGAATCCCTGGGAAGACAGAGCATGGGGCGTGctgatttaaaaacagaaaatgcaaagtTGGACTGAAAATATCCTTAGTCTTCCAAGCAATCTGCTTAAGTGTTCCAAACTTACCTTAATTTGGTGAGAAAAGAAGCTgccctatttttctttctcctgccacAACTGGAACCAGCCATTTCCGAAAACCACCACCATGGAGGTTGCAATGGTGAGTGCGGAGAGCTCAGGGTGCAACAGTCACATGCCTTACGGTTACGCGGCCCAGGCCCGGGCCAGGGAGCGGGAGAGGCTCGCTCACTCAAGGGCTGCGGCAGCAGCGGCTGTTGCAGCCgccacagctgctgtggaaggCAGCGGGGGCTCTGGAGGgggctcccaccaccaccaccagtctCGTGGGGCCTGCACCTCCCATGACCCGCAGAGCAGCCGACGTAGTCGGAAGAGGAGGCGACAGCAGCCTGAGAAGAAGAAGGCCCACCACCGCCAGAGCAGCTTTCCTCATTGCACCGACTTGATGCCCAGTGGCTCTGAGGAGAAGATCCTGAGGGAGCTGAGTGAGGAAGacgaggaagaggaggagttggaggaggaggaggaagaagagggaaggttTTACTATAGCGAAGATGACCATGGGGATGAGTGTTCCTACACGGACTTGCTGCCGCAGGACGAGGGGGGCGGCGGCGGCTACAGTTCAGTCCGCTACAGTGACTGCTGTGAACGCGTGGTGATAAATGTGTCGGGCCTGCGCTTTGAGACTCAGATGAAAACTCTGGCCCAGTTTCCAGAGACCTTGTTGGGGGACCCTGAGAAGAGGACTCAGTACTTTGACCCTTTGCGTAATGAGTATTTTTTTGACAGGAACAGGCCTAGCTTTGATGCCATCTTGTATTACTATCAATCGGGAGGCCGCCTGAAGAGGCCAGTCAACGTCCCCTGTGATATCTTCACTGAGGAGGTGAAGTTCtatcagctgggagaggaggcccTGCTCAAGTTCCGGGAGGACGAGGGCTTTGtgagagaggaggaagacagggccTTGCCCGAGaatgaatttaagaagcagatTTGGCTTCTCTTTGAGTACCCGGAGAGCTCCAGTCCAGCAAGGGGCATAGCCATCGTCTCCGTCCTGGTCATCTTGATCTCCATCGTCATTTTCTGCCTGGAAACATTGCCTGAATTTCGGGATGACAGGGATCTCATCATGGCTCTGAGTGCGGGTGGGCACGGTGGGTTGTTGAATGACACGTCAGCACCCCCCCTGGAGAACTCAGGGCACACGATATTCAACGACCCCTTCTTCATCGTGGAGACGGTCTGCATTGTCTGGTTTTCCTTTGAGTTCGTGGTTCGCTGCTTTGCTTGTCCCAGCCAAGCGCTCTTCTTCAAAAACATCATGAACATCATTGACATTGTCTCCATTCTGCCTTACTTCATCACGCTGGGCACCGACCTGGCCCAGCAGCAGGGGGGTGGCAGCGGTCAGCAGCAGCAGGCCATGTCCTTTGCCATCCTCAGGATCATCCGTTTGGTCCGAGTGTTCCGGATCTTCAAGCTCTCCCGGCACTCCAAAGGCCTGCAGATCCTGGGCCACACCCTCAGAGCCAGCATGCGGGAACTGGGCCttctcatcttcttcctcttcattggGGTCATCCTGTTTTCCAGCGCTGTGTATTTTGCGGAGGCGGATGAGCCTACTACCCATTTCCAAAGCATCCCAGATGCATTTTGGTGGGCTGTGGTGACCATGACAACTGTGGGCTATGGGGACATGAAGCCCATCACTGTGGGGGGCAAGATCGTGGGGTCCCTGTGTGCCATAGCGGGTGTCTTAACCATTGCTTTGCCAGTGCCAGTGATTGTCTCTAACTTTAACTATTTCTACCACAGAGAGACTGAAAATGAGGAACAGACACAGCTGACACAAAATGCGGTCAGCTGTCCATACCTCCCTTCTAATTTGCTGAAGAAATTTCGGAGCTCTACTTCTTCCTCCCTGGGAGACAAGTCAGAGTATCTAGAGATGGAAGAGGGAGTTAAGGAGTCTCTCTGTGCAAAGGAGAAATGTCAGGGAAAGGGGGATGACAGCGAGACAGATAAAAACAACTGTTCTAACGCGAAGGCTGTGGAGACCGATGTGTGAATCTAGCTCTCCGTCTGCCACTGCCCCCTCGCCCCTACCCCAGCATCTCCAAATATATTTATGCATCAGGAGTGCAGTTACGAAAATGAAATATGCAAATGAATCCAATGCATACAGTAGTACACCATTTAATGGTTATACGTGGCATAATTGTTACTAAACTTGTATTACATATCAAATAAATGATATATCTTGGAGAAGAGGGAGGCTTAAATAGGAGCAAAttgatctttatattttttattagaatgCAAGAATTTTGCACATTAACTGGGAAAGACGTTAAAGGTAGAGATGGTTCCACAGAGaggatgtgtgtgtttgtgtgtgtgctgtgtgtgcgtGTAAGTAAATTGTCAACATTGTTAGTAATCGTGCAGTGATGGGAAAGTTGGCATTTTGAAGTATTTACTATGTAAGAACTAATGAATTTGAACAGTCATTTACGAGTGCTTTAATAGCATCTCATGTCTTTGGATTCcagagttgttttttaaaaattgtaagaatTACtgtgtagaaaaaaagaaagtgaattatTTAATAGAATGTAGGTCACAATTTTATCTTGGAtttaattaaagtttatttttaactggaaattaacttttaaaaaggctGCAGGGGCCTTTAgaaattgattatattttattattaattttgggAGGTTGTGAGAGCAAATGCCTAACATTATGCAAGCAATGACATCAGAGAAAAATGTAACAAGTTTTGTTTGCAGATACTGGGActggaatttgtttttttttactactttatATGCTGGAGATTGAGAGAGACTTCATACTGTGAATGTTTACTAATGTAACAGTTCAATGACAATCATTGGAACAATGATTTCTTAgtcttattttattgttctcttcttttctttgtgtgaGACTAAATGCCACGGCAGATAACAGCataagattcccttcttttttaaaatctaaataattgATCTGCAAAGGGGCTATGAGGTCAAGTTTAGCAACTGAGTCTTTTGAAATCGGTCTGTTACAATGATGCTTCTGAAACCAtcctattttaaatattctgcctTTAAATCCAGAATAATTTAACCAAAGCTAATGCATGCACTGAAAGAATTCTTGAAGAAGTAACATGCTCAGCAGCTACAGTGATTATGGCTTAAGAGCTTTCTATTAAATGTGCAACGTAAGTGCTAGGTTTAACTAAGTTTATTTCTTTGTGCAGAATGTGGGGAATCACCTCAGAATTTGGCATTCAATTTGCTAACATCGGTTTAAGACAGAATTGTGTCAAAACATTTGGAttcaacatcatcatcattattatatttgCTAAAGGAATTTTATGGCACATATAAGCATTTAACTCATGACagggtgttctagaatgtgaggTAACAGCTAGTGGTTGGACTTGCACTATTAAGTTATAATGGGACATAGGTTAGCAAACTCAGAATAGATAATAGGCCTTATTCTCTCCAATGTTTCTTCGACTTCTATTCTTTATAAAGTGGGTGTCCTGGGGTTTGGGGAAAAGATATTATCTAGGGTACCTTAAGTACAGAATAAATTCTGACAACTGTGAACTTTGAAAAAAAAGGCCTAGAAATAGCTTttctcaagcttttttttttatcccaggCCATCATTTGGTAATAATATAAATTGTCCCTCTCTTTTAATGATATTTGAAATTCAAAGTTAATCCAATATTAGGTTTAAAAGCAAAGTTCCATTCttcttcccatcccctccccaccactcatAGAGAAACAACTCTTAAGAACACGTTTGGAGAATGAAAAGGACAATGAAAAACAGCAAGCAGAAGAGTTGATTGAACATgccaggggtatccaacctgttggtgtctctgggccgcactggaagaagagttgtcctgggccacacattgaatacactgtgacatgtaatcacacaaaaaatctcataatgctttaagtaaatttaagattttgtgttggaccacatttATAGCTGTCCTGACCCACACGTGGCCCGTAGGCCACGGATTGGGCACCCCCAAACATCTCTAGCTGACAATAGAGAGTGATAAAACAAGGAAGTGCCATCTTATAACAAGACTTCAAAATAGCATTATATTTTGGGTTAGGAGTCGAAATGTAATAAGCATTAGACTAGCTATAGGCTGTTTACATTGGTCACCATTCATTTGGCAAAGTCAACCTGTTGATCTCTGCACCCTGGTTTTCTCAAGAGTATAAAAGGGCACGTAAAGCGTATGTTCCATTAGTTGTTCTGGAAAAGCAAATGAGCACACGTGAAAACTCTGAAATAAGTTCCATGTAAATGCCTGATCTTATGTCTAAATTGCTTAGTCTTCCTCGAGGAGAAAGGGGATGTAGAACCCGTGAGTTACAACAGCTTTATTAGGCTATTGTGAGAATCATGGCTGATTTCTTTGATTTGGGGCTGTTTACAAGAACTTGACTGCCAGGCACACAACTTAGCCTGTCATTAAGTGACTGCTGCTGCAGTAAAAGTCGACCCTGTGGACAAGGTACCACCTCTCTTTTGCTGTACCCAACTAGGTCAGATTATGTcttaaaatagattaaatgcgTGCTTTCCAGCATTGGATGTTTCCTGAATGTTCTATAATAGCAATAGTAATGGCTCGGCTATGTTTGGAAGGGGAAATGTattgtatttcattgtttctatAACACCTTTTTAAACCTGAAAAGTTACATTACCTTTAATGGACTTGTTTTAGAATTAATAATTCTGACGGTGCAGGAAATATAGTCATTTGGGGATCCTGGGGTTATCCTTCATCTTACATGGTTTTCTTAAGCGCAGAAGAGTCAAGAAGTGACAGTCATGGGCTTTCAAACCAAATATTAGGTTATCACTAAATGtacatttgttgtttttcttgtaaGATGCATTGACTTTAGAATGTCTGGATCTTGATTCCTCCCAGAGAAGGAAGCACTGAAGCTCTCAAGATGGGTGTAGGGGCGCTTGTGTACAGAACACTTCTATAACAGAGAGTGTGTGAAGGTAGAATCCTCAGTGCAGTTATGGATTAATAGCATTTTTCCAAATCAGAGCTAGGCAAAATGTGTCAGCactatttgtgattattttatacTGAGGTGCATGCTTCCAGGGGCTATTTGTAAGTAATTTAGGCAACTTCATCTCCTTAGAGGCCACCATACATGTCTGGTTAtaagataaaaaagaagagagcCATTTAGAGATGAATTCTTGGAATCTGGGATCCTTTAGTTGCTTTCCAATGGTAATAAATGATACCAAAAGTACCATATTTGAGGGTAATTTTTAACCAAAATCTTTTCAGGGGTGGATGCattgttttctcttaaaattgCTTGAAAAGGAAATGATTATGCATAACAGTtatggagaagagaggaggaccAAATACCCCTTTAACTTCTGAGAAAAGGTGCTCTTCGATGCCAGAGGAATGAGAGCTGGTCTAGGAGTCCAGAGCTGGCTTGTTGGCCGTGGGCACATCTTTTCACTCCTCAATTCTCAGTTTGTCTTTGTTCAGTGTAAAATCAGACTGCTGGGCTACATTATCACTAGATTCCTCCTATTTTCTAAGTACCCCTCAAGTCATACCAGCCTTAATTGTGTAGTTAAGTAACAAGAACAAAACAGTTTTAAAGCCCTACTCTTAGGTTAAATGCAGCACCAGGAGATACAGGACTGAGTTTTTATCATGCAAACTAAACTGAATGAATAGGATGAACTTTGAAGCTCTTTATTCTAACAACTTCTAAAGGGAAGGGAttcacttaataaaaaaaaaaaatgactccaCAATATCCATTTGAATACAAGTGCTGAAAGTTGGTAagtaaacattttgatttctgcCTTTGTTATAGTACAGTCCTGTCAGTAAACAGAGTCCCAGCCTGTGCTGGGAAACTCATTTAACGCTTATACACACGTAGTGTTTCACAAGTGCTACTGCTTTCTCTGTCAAATTTGTTTTAAACAGGATGGCTGAAGCTTTGTGAAAAATCTTTTCATTAAGCAGGGGTTGAAATAGAATCCAGTATATGAATAAGAAACAGCTAagttaagatatatatatttcttccattttttagaAAGCCAACAATTAACcagtggaaaattatttttatttgtactggAGTCATAAAGACTAGTGCCCCCCTATGCCAAGAGAGTCAGAAATGGTGTTCTCCACTCTTGGTTTTTAGGACCGTGATGCATCTTCAGCCACTAATATTGCAGCTATTTCTGGATAAAGTGAGAAATGACACTTAGGTGTGGTTTACATGTTTTTAAGTGAACATGTGATATGCTCATGTGCACGGTACAGAGTATAACATCCctctttatatgtttttttttttcattgatacAGTTTAGAGTGATTACGGGTTGTCATTCAGTGACAAAGGGGCCTGATCCAGGAAATCTTCCTGACCCAAAAGTCATTCTGAATTCTGCAAGGAACATTTGATGTGGACAAAAGGTACCTCTTGGTCTTCCTGCCTGCAAAGAAACTTGACTCAAAGCACAGGCCTTCCAGACCAATGTAACCAGTACAGGTTAGAAGACAATCGTACCTTCTAGTGTGATCAGCATCCCTATTTGAAAGAAGGTGGATGGAGTGGTTTGTGTTTAGGATTGAAGGAAGCAGAGCTGTTTGTGCATTGAATGGGGATATGTACGTCTGAAATGTAAATTAAGTTTAGGACAGTGATAGGAGTTTTATTTCTGACTTGGTTTTCTGTTTCCATAACAGTCCCAATTTCTTACAATATCTTCTTCACAAAAAGAATATTAATACGTATTAAACCATGTGGCCCAATATGAGGTCCAGAAGATATGGTTGCTTTATTTATGGGTAAATAACTTAATGCCAAGACATGAATTCGGTGCTTTGAAGAACATAGCATATATTTAATGAGAATGGCTCTAAGTGAAACCCTAGCACCCCCTTTCAGACAGTGGGTGATTGGTATAGAACTAGATGTATAAAGCAAATAACGTGCTAAGTAAGGTGTCTCGCTTTTGTTTAGGAAAAGGTATTCCCACACTTACTGATCGTGGTGGTGTTGACATGCAGTTCAGCATCTGGCCCATCTGCTGTTACTGGTGCCTTGGAAGGAAGATTTGCATCCAGAGTACCCAGAGTGCAATGATTCTGATAGTTGATCCACAGTCCACTTTTGCTTCTTGACCTGCAAATTATTTGTTGTATAGATTTCTGACAAGTAGTGCCTCATCTTAAGTTGGCTTTATTCAGGCACAGAACTGTTGTCTCCCATGAAACAGCCAGTCTAGAAAATGtaatattacaaaaagaaaacaatacagcACAAAGAAAcagcacatacactaaaactGGAAAGCTAAGGGAAACCTAACTGGGAAGCCAAGTGTGTTGTTCAAATCAATGTGTCACATATATCAGAAGGAAATATGAGGGGTGACCTTTGTCATGGCTCATCACCGTTAGTAGTAATAACCAAGAGGTAACTATTGTAGTGGAGTAAGTAACTGAATCAATATACAAGTtaacatttctgtgaaaaatgatagaaatgcCAAGTTACCTTATCATTGGTTTTAATAGTAATTAAATAGGAATaactaaaaatatggaaaatatgcCTATTTTTCAAGTTATTGGCATTATGTGGATTTTCTTATGATTCTGTAGTCCAGGGGCATATTTTTGAAGTCAGAGAGCATGAAGGCATTTTTATCCATAGGTTCTTAAGCTACTGGCTATTGAAGGGTCTATCATGTTTTAAACCAGTTGAAGCAGTTAAATATACCCTGTGAATATTAACTGAAGTCATACCAGTGCTGAGCCAaagaattatatttgttttaaaataagtagATTAATATTATCCATAGTAGATTACCATATGTTTATATGTCATTGTGTTCATATTCTTCCTTTATTCTGGCAAAAGATAAGGGAAATGAATGGTCTAAGGCATTGGAAGAGACTTCTTGAAGTGTAGTGAAAGTGTATAATTCCCATGTGTTTGGGAGAAGTGGTGAGACTTAAGGAGTGAAAAACCTTTCTTTGAACTCTAAATTGGATTTTTATACCATATTACCACAGTGGTATTAGGGCTAATCTCTGAAACATCCCATAGTTTAAGGAAATACAGGGTTTCCTTCCCGGGAAGGGttaattttcctgttttatgGAATATCgcaacatgtttatttttattttcacggACATTATTCCCAATATATAAAGGATGCATACAGCACAGTAACTAGACTATCTGGCTCCGTAGATCTATTCTATGCCCTCTAGAAATAGATTTACTTGAAATCATTATCTTTCTGCATTTTTGTTGTAGCTATTGTTTGATATGACTTCCTTAATTCTCTTAGGTTCAATTCCAGCAGTAAAAAGTCTCAAATTATTGTTGGCTTTTTTGATGAACATTCTGTTTTTTTGATATCACTCCCTCTCACatacaaaagtataaaataattggaaaatccCGTATCTCTTGGAGACCAGGGCTTTATCTGAATTCTCTCCGCAATAGGGCTACATTAGTTAACTTGGAGAAAGCATGCTATTCTATTTATAAACTTGATTCCCTCATACCTGAATGAATTGATGGTTCCCTGGAGAACACTAATGGTGTTGATAGCACCTGAGCaagtctttttttctccttcaattggTAGGGATCATGATCCAAAAGACGCATTTGCTCTCAGGCAGGCTAGGAAATAATTAATGAAGCTCTCACTGGACCGAAATCTATCAAGAGGTGATGGAATCTCTGGGGAGTGCAGTAtgatttatgtttatttgtttatttgctgttCTTCATTGATGTCATTGTGAGCATTACGTTGGAGAgtggattttagttttggggtgATTTACCCACCAGTAAAATGGCTTTCGTAAGAAACTAGACACTGTAAATTCCACACTAGCTTAGTAGTTTGAGGAGTATCTCTAGTTCAATATTCTCAGAAAATAATACGAGATTTGGAGATTGTTATCTATATTTATAACCATTTATTTTGGGAGCAGTTTATCCCATAAATAATGATTCATTTATTCGGTTTCTTGAGAGGATAATGAAATCtctgtttcccccacccctctttttcCTGGATTTTCCACGTTATATTTAAATTT from the Desmodus rotundus isolate HL8 chromosome 5, HLdesRot8A.1, whole genome shotgun sequence genome contains:
- the KCNA4 gene encoding potassium voltage-gated channel subfamily A member 4 — its product is MEVAMVSAESSGCNSHMPYGYAAQARARERERLAHSRAAAAAAVAAATAAVEGSGGSGGGSHHHHQSRGACTSHDPQSSRRSRKRRRQQPEKKKAHHRQSSFPHCTDLMPSGSEEKILRELSEEDEEEEELEEEEEEEGRFYYSEDDHGDECSYTDLLPQDEGGGGGYSSVRYSDCCERVVINVSGLRFETQMKTLAQFPETLLGDPEKRTQYFDPLRNEYFFDRNRPSFDAILYYYQSGGRLKRPVNVPCDIFTEEVKFYQLGEEALLKFREDEGFVREEEDRALPENEFKKQIWLLFEYPESSSPARGIAIVSVLVILISIVIFCLETLPEFRDDRDLIMALSAGGHGGLLNDTSAPPLENSGHTIFNDPFFIVETVCIVWFSFEFVVRCFACPSQALFFKNIMNIIDIVSILPYFITLGTDLAQQQGGGSGQQQQAMSFAILRIIRLVRVFRIFKLSRHSKGLQILGHTLRASMRELGLLIFFLFIGVILFSSAVYFAEADEPTTHFQSIPDAFWWAVVTMTTVGYGDMKPITVGGKIVGSLCAIAGVLTIALPVPVIVSNFNYFYHRETENEEQTQLTQNAVSCPYLPSNLLKKFRSSTSSSLGDKSEYLEMEEGVKESLCAKEKCQGKGDDSETDKNNCSNAKAVETDV